The Candidatus Eisenbacteria bacterium genome includes the window GCCGTCATGGGTGAAGGCGACGGCGATCCTGTTCTCCTTGCCGATGCGCTCGAGGAGCCACTCGAGGGCCGGATCGAGCCCGAGCTCGTGAAGAATGGGAGGACTCAGATCGAAGATGAGCGAGCGGGTGTCGCCGATTGTCCTGTCGATGAGGGCGCGCATGTCGGCGATGGCCGCATCGAGCTCGCCGGGATCGCGAATCTCCCGCAGACCGGCCAGGCGCATCTTCGAGAGGGCGAGGGTCTGTCCGATCCGGTCGTGAAGCTCCGCGGCGATACGACGGCGCTCTCGCTCCTCCGTGGCCGCCAGCTCGGATGCGAGGGCGCGGAGGCGATCCCGATAGGTCAGGATCTGGTCCTGGGCCTGTTTGCGGTCGGTCACATCGCTGGCTATGACGAGGGCGACCTCGGACGCGCCGTCGGGTCCGATGAGGGGCCGGATGCGGGACTCGTACCAACGCTCCTCGCCCTGCACGACCGTCTGCCGCTCGTGGATCGCCTCCACGCCCGATTCCAGGACCGCTCGCACGGAGCCGGCCTGCCTGTCGGCATGGTCCCGGGGGAAGAGGTCCCACATCGTCTTGCCCGCGATCTCATCGGGCCGAATGCCGACGGCCGCGCAGGCCCGCGCGTTCGCGAAGTGGAAGACCCCCTCGCGATCGATCAGCGTGATCGCTTGCCCGGACCCCTCGACCAGACCCCGGTACTTCTCCTCGCTCTGCCGCAGGGCCTCGACCACTCCGCGCCTTCTGACCAGGGCGCCAAGCAGATCGGCCGCGACGCGCAGGGCATCGATCTCGACATCGGACCATTCCCGCGCCTCGCTCCGATCGCCGAGGCCGAGGGTGCCCCACCACTGTCCCTCCACCAGAACCGGGACGATCAGGACCGATCCCAGGCCTGCGCGTTCGAGGATGCTCCGGATGGCCTCCGGGAATCTGTCCGCGGAACCGTGGAGAACCTCGCCCGTGCAGAGACGGTCTGCGAAGGCCCGGAACCCCGGAGCATCCACGGAGAAGACTGTCTCGGCAGGGGAGGCTCCGGCGGCGGCGTCTTCGGGATTGATCCAGCCGAGATCCTGCCTCGCCCAGACTCTTCCCTCGCGGTCTGTCTCGTTCTCGAAGAGGAGGATGCGGTTGACCCGGATCGCCCTGCCCAGGCGCTCGAGAACCGCCTCCATGTCCTCCCTCCAGCGCCTGGATCCGGGAACGCGCGCGGCCGCGAAGGCGATCGCCTCGAGGATCTCGTCCCGGCGCCTCAGCTCTTCCTCGGCTCGGCGACGCTCGGAGATGTCGCGGATGATCCCTTCGTGGCGGCCGTCCGGCAGCTTCCGGCTAGAGATCTCGACCGGGACGATCGAGCCGTCGGATCTCAGCACGCTCAGCTCCGCGCGAACGGCCTGGCCTCCCTCGACGGCATCGAAGATCGCTCTCGCCTCCCGCCTGCCTTCCTCGAGGGAGAAGTCCCCGACACCGCGACGCAAGAGCTCCTCGCGCGCGCAGCCGAGGATCTCGCAGGCCTTGCTGTTCGCCTCGATGTACCTCCCATGCGCGTCGGTCATCACGATGCCGTCGGATGCCTCCTCGACGAGCGTGCGGTAACGCTCCTCGCTCGCGCGCAGATCCCGGTCGATCGCCTCTCTCCCGATCACGCCCCCGAGAATGTCCGCGACGACCCGCATGGCATCGATCTCGAAGGACTCCCAGGTCCGCTCCCGTCTGCAGTCGGAGAGGACGATGACTCCCGACCACTTCGACCCAACGAGAATCGGCACGGTCACGAAGGACCGGATGCCCCGGCTGTCGAAGACTGCCCGCAAGGGAGCAGGGTAGGCATGGGGGGGATCGAGCAGGATCTCCCCGCGCTTGAGCCTCTCGATCCAAGGCTGGCAGCCGATCTCGCGCAGAGGGAGAGCGATGTCGAGGTCCGGGTTCGAGGAAGGCGGTCCCACGGACGGATCGAACCAAGCGAGGTGCCGGCGGGTGCGGATTTCCCCGTCCGCATCCTGAGAGGCCTCCCAGTAGAAGGCCCTGTCGATATCGATGGCCCGCGCGATCGACTCGAGGATGCTCGGGATCCCCTCGCTCCAGTCGGGAGTCCTGAGCAGCGTTTCCGCCACGGTCGCGACCGCCTGCAGGATCTCCTGGCGACGCGACATCTCCCTTTCGAAGCGCTTCCGCTCGGAGATCTCCCGCAGCGCGACGATATCCGCCGGGGCCCCTTCCCAGACAACCGGGGAGACGACGATCTCGAGCGGCACCGGCGCACCTTCCGCGTTTCGGCCCACGATCTCGTAGCGGGAAGGGACGGGCAGGCCCGCGTGGCGGGCCTTGCGGATCTCGGTGATCCGCGCGGCCTCCTCCGGCGGGAGGATGGACGTGAAGATCTTGCCGAT containing:
- a CDS encoding PAS domain S-box protein, producing MTERVPAEGHGFHAIVEGTLDAVAVVARNGTIVYANPAAHDLARFPRGWLIGKIFTSILPPEEAARITEIRKARHAGLPVPSRYEIVGRNAEGAPVPLEIVVSPVVWEGAPADIVALREISERKRFEREMSRRQEILQAVATVAETLLRTPDWSEGIPSILESIARAIDIDRAFYWEASQDADGEIRTRRHLAWFDPSVGPPSSNPDLDIALPLREIGCQPWIERLKRGEILLDPPHAYPAPLRAVFDSRGIRSFVTVPILVGSKWSGVIVLSDCRRERTWESFEIDAMRVVADILGGVIGREAIDRDLRASEERYRTLVEEASDGIVMTDAHGRYIEANSKACEILGCAREELLRRGVGDFSLEEGRREARAIFDAVEGGQAVRAELSVLRSDGSIVPVEISSRKLPDGRHEGIIRDISERRRAEEELRRRDEILEAIAFAAARVPGSRRWREDMEAVLERLGRAIRVNRILLFENETDREGRVWARQDLGWINPEDAAAGASPAETVFSVDAPGFRAFADRLCTGEVLHGSADRFPEAIRSILERAGLGSVLIVPVLVEGQWWGTLGLGDRSEAREWSDVEIDALRVAADLLGALVRRRGVVEALRQSEEKYRGLVEGSGQAITLIDREGVFHFANARACAAVGIRPDEIAGKTMWDLFPRDHADRQAGSVRAVLESGVEAIHERQTVVQGEERWYESRIRPLIGPDGASEVALVIASDVTDRKQAQDQILTYRDRLRALASELAATEERERRRIAAELHDRIGQTLALSKMRLAGLREIRDPGELDAAIADMRALIDRTIGDTRSLIFDLSPPILHELGLDPALEWLLERIGKENRIAVAFTHDGTEKRLDSDARGLIFRAVRELLVNVVKHAAARRIVLSSRIEGDAIVLSVQDDGVGFSPEDVEAPGERASGFGLFSIRERISPLGGGLSIDSRPGAGTKATLTMPLVRAGGPAGGK